Within Bifidobacterium dentium JCM 1195 = DSM 20436, the genomic segment AAATGTAGTCGCTTGAGTGCAGCACATTCAGCAATGCCGGCCCGCAGACGATGCCTACGAGAATCTGTCCGATCACCTCCGGCAGCTGCAGTTTTCTGCAGACCAGTCCTGAACAGGTGGTCAGCGCCAACATGGCGCACAACGAGACGATGAACGTCGCCATATTTTCTCCGTCTTCCTCACGGTACGACAGTGCCTTGTGCATTGCCGTTCTTGCGGATATTCCGTGATGCCTGTCTCCCCGCAACGTATTTCGGCCATGCCGTAAACGGGGGTCTGTTGCGATGTCATGGGATTCGTGCGTACTCCTGCCCTCCGCCAGGTCACATTGTATGAGAATCCTGATTCCATACGATTGCCGATACGAAAAATAGATGAAACATTCGCTGCGGCCATGATCGTGAGGGGTTGTTCAAGGTTGGTTTTCCGCCTTTTTCGCGGTATGTTTCGCGGGGGTATGCCAAAGGTAATCTGCTAGATTGCCGTATATGGCGTTACGTCTCCGTAACACTTCGTAACGTTTTCAAAACGAGGGCGGCGTTCCATACCGTTCTGTCAACCCCACACGATGGGGTCGGAAATTTTCGAATTAGGTAAAGAAAAGAGAGGGAGGGTGACATGGGCCAGCTTGATTCTGGAAATGCTGCGTGGATTTTGACTTCCGCGTCCCTTGTGTTCCTCATGACGCCTGGTGTGGCGTTCTTCTATGGTGGCATGGTTCGTGCGAAGGCCGTATTGAATATGATGATCATGGAGGTGGCCGCATTGTCCGTTACCATGATCATGTGGGTGCTGTGGGGCTGGTCCATCGCCTACGCAGGCTCTTCGGTCGGCGGCATCTTCGGTGATCCGGCAACCGGCTTCCTGCTGAAGGACACGATGGTTGCCGATGACGGCGTCTTCGGTTCGGCCGCGCTGAACTCCAACAACTATCCGGTCAGCGTGGATGTGGCGTTCCAGTCCGCGTTCGCCATGATCACCGTCGCCCTGATCTGCGGCGCCATCGCCGAGCGCGTCAAGTACAGCACTTGGATGATCTTCGTCGCACTGTGGATTACGTTCGATTACGCTCCGCTCGCCCACATGGTGTGGAACGGTGGTCTGCTGTCCGCTGACGGCGCCATCTCCCAGGCCATCGGCGCTGCCGCCCACGACTTCGCAGGTGGTACGGTCGTTCACATCAACGCCGCAGTCGCCGCTCTCGTCATCGTACTGATCATCGGCAAGCGTAAGGGCTTCGGCACTCAGCCGTTCCGCCCGCACAATGTTCCGTTCGTCATGCTCGGCGCCTTCCTGCTGTGGTTCGGCTGGTTCGGCTTCAACGCAGGTTCCGCCTTCGCCGCCGACGGCACCGCCGGCTACGCCTGGGTTTCCACCTCTGCCGCAACCGCTGCCGCAATGCTTACCTGGGGCTTCACCGAGAAGATCCGTACCGGCCACTACACCGCTATGGGTGCCGCTTCCGGTATCGTCGCCGGTCTGGTCGCCATCACCCCGGCCGCCGATGTGGTCTCCCCGCTGTGGGCCATCGTGCTGGGCGGCATCGCGGGCGTGCTCACCTGCCTCGCCTGCGGCCTGAAGTTCAAGTTCGGCTATGACGATTCGCTTGATGTTGTCGGCGTCCACGGCGTCGGCGGCTTCACCGGCACCGTGCTCATCGGTTTCTTCGGTGAGGGCACCGGCCTGTTCGCTGGCGGTGATTGGCGTCAGCTGGTCGTGCAGCTGCTCGTGGCGATCGTGGCCATCATCTGGTCCGCCGTCATCACCGGCATCATCGCCTTCGCTCTGGAGAAGACCATCGGCTGGCGCGTCACCGAAGCCCAGGAAGTCGGCGGCATCGATCTTGCCGACCAAGGCGAACGTGCTTACGATTTTGCTGGTACCGCAAGCTCTGTTCTCAAGGAGGTGAAGTGAGATGAAGCTCATTACCGCTATCATCCAGCCGCATAAGCTTGACGATGTCAAGGAAGCCCTCGCTGCCGCAGGCGTGCACGGTCTGACCGTGTCCGAAGCCAACGGTTACGGCCGTCAGCGTGGCCACACCGAGGTCTATCGTGGCGCCGAATACACTGTGGACCTGATTCCGAAGATCCGCATCGAGGTGCTGGCCGATGACGCCGACGCCGAGACGCTGGTCGGTGTGATCGTCAAGTCCGCCGGCTCCGGCACCATCGGTGACGGCAAGGTGTGGGTTGCACCGCTCGACTCGGTGACCCGCGTGCGCACCGGCGAGACTGGCTCGGCTGCCATCTGATCCGCATCGGTTCGGATAGGCCGTATTAAAGACCCCCGGGTTATTCTCGGGTTATCAATAAGACAGATCCCCGTACGTGCTATGTGCCGTGCGGGGATTTTCGTTTCCCTCCATCCTCCTTCTGATGGCGAGACGCCGTACGGGGCGCGGCGGAGGGGCGCAATCGTCAAAAGGACTTGCACTATGACTTCTGCAGTCGATGGTCTCAAGCAACGTTTCATGGCCATGAGCCAGCCGGATGCCGACGGCGTGTACCGCGATGGTGCGGCGAAACGCAAGGCCCGTACCGATCTGGCCATGACTTGCCTCAAACAGCTCTGGCAGGAGGCTCTCGATGCGGTCTCCTTCGAAGTGCCCGCCACTGGCATCGGCCTTGGCGCGGTCGGCTCGCTGGCTCGCGGTCAGGTTGGACCGGGCTCCGACCTTGATCTGGTGGTCATTTATGAACCGCACGCCCTGACCGATCGGCAACTCAACGAGCTCGCCAACAAACTGTGGTACCCGATTTGGGATTCAGGGCTTGACCTCGACCAGTCCGTCCGCACCCGCACCCAATGCGAGGCCGTCACTGACCATGATCTGCCTGCGGCCATGGGATGGCTTGACGTGGTGCCGATTGCGGGAGATACGCAGCTCATCGAAACCACGGCCACCTCCATTCTCGAACGATGGCGCAAGGCCGCCCGCAAGCGTTTGCCGGAACTGCTCGGTTCCGCCACGTCCCGACTCAACGAATTCGGCCGTATGGCCTACATCAACCAACCCGATATCAAGGAGGCCCGTGGTGGTCTGCGCGATTCGGTGCTGGTCGCGGCGCTTGCCGCCTCCTGGCTGGCCGATCGTCCGCACGGCCGGTACGACGATGCCGTCGAACGTCTGCTCGACGTGCGCGACTGCATTCATCTGGTCGCCAACAAAGACACGAACATACTGCTTTCGCCCTATCAGGCCAAGGTGTCCGCAATGCTGGGCCTTGCCGACCCGACGTTGCCGGATGGCGAACGCGAAGCCAAGTCGATCGACGATCTGCAGACGCTGCTTGCCCGGGTCGGTCGCCAAATCGCGTTTTCCTTGGATTCCACCGCCTCGCGAGCCGAGCATTCCCTCACCCATGAGAAGCCGAGATTCGCTTTCTTCCAGGTGTTCCAGCCACGCGGCGGCGGCAGGCGGCAGGCGCCGACCTTCGATGTGATCGCCCCCGGCGTGGCCAAGCATGAGGAGGAGATCGTGCTGGCCCCCGGTGCCGATCCGAAGACCGACGCGAAACTCGCGTTGCGTGTTGCCGTCGCATCCGCCGAGTTCGGGCTGCCGATCGCACCTGGCACGTTGCAGAATCTCAGGAACTGCCCCATTCGCGACCGTGATTGGGATGAGGAATCCCGCAAGCTGTTCGTGCGCCTGCTCGCCACCGGCCCGGAACTGCTCAACGTGTGGGAGGAGATCGATTTCGTGGACATTCCCGGCCGTTGGATTCCCGAATGGCTGGGCGTGCGCAACCGCCCAAGCGCTTCGGCCGCGCACCGATACACCATCGACCGTCATATGGTTGAGGTGACCACACGCCTTGGTCGCGAAACCCCACGCGGCAACCGGTATGACGACAGGCATTACACGGCCCTGCTGCTGGCCGGCATCCTGCATGACATCGGCAAGCGCCCGGGCGTTACGAACCATGCGTCCGAGGGTGCACGTCATGCCTCCACGGTGCTTAAACGCATGGGTTTCGACCGTGACATCATCTGGTGGGTCACGTTGCTGGTCCGTGAGCATCTGACGCTCTCGGAATTCGCGACCGGGCAGAATCCCAACGATCCGACGGTCGGCGACGAGCTGGCCTCTCGCATAGATCATGATCCGGTGCTGCTCGACATGCTGTTCGACCTGACCCGCGCCGACGGCTCCTCGCTCGGCGCCACTTCGGGCGAGACCATTTCCAAACAGTACGGTTGGAGCAAGTGGCGCGAATCGCTTGTGCGCAACATGTACAACGCCACCCGCTACCACATGTGAGCCGGCAGTTTCCGCGCCGTCGCGATTCTTGATTCGAACATGACGTTTCATGACGAAGGCTTTCGTGCGTTTCGCCGTGAAACGTCGTTCAACGCCGATTCACCAAAATGTGGGGAACATAGCATCTTCCGTTCACTTCGGCAAATCGGCGCTGACGCACTCTCCAGATCCGGTGGATTGTCCCCAAGTTATCCACTCAGTTGTCCCCATGTTGTGGAAAACCATGCCGCTTGTCCACGTAGTTATCCCCAAAATGTGCATAACTCGCTGATTTTCGGATTCGTTATCCACAATACCCCTTGCATAGCGTGTCGCGGCCCCATCAGGCATGGAGACAAGGGAAACGAAAGCGCGCGCCATCCACACGCAATCGAACATGGGGAGATTCGGACGCAATCCATCCACACCACCGTTCGTGACTATGCACAGGTATTATGGTTTTCCTCGGTATCGAATCGATACCGAGGAAGCACTGATGATTGCGGTTGGTGAGCATGGCAGAAGAGACTACTTGGAACGGCGCCCCTGCACAGGGTCGGCGAAACGGCGGATTCACGCCGAGCGGAGGCAACGGCTTCAGCGGCGGCAATGCCGTACGCGACATGATTTTCGACCGCATCCCACCGCACGACGATGACGCGGAAATGGCCGTGCTCGGCGGCATGCTGATGAGCAAGGACGCCATCGGCGAAGTCTCCCAGACCATCGACGTCACCGATTTCTACCAGCCGCGCAACCAGACCGTCTACGAGGCGATCATCAGCCTGTTCGCCGCCTCGCAACCGGTCGACGCGGTGCTCGTGGCCAACCAGCTACTGAAAGACGGCGATCTCGAAAAAGTGGGGGGAAGCGACTATCTGCATAGTCTCGTCGCTTCCGTACCGACCGCCGCGAACGCGACGTTCTATGCCGACATCATCCATCAGCGCGCCATCCTGCGCAACGTGATCGCGGCCGGCACCAAAATCGCACAGCTCGGCTATACCGCGGAAGGCTCCCAAGCGGAAGACGTCGTCAATCTGGCGCAGGCCGAAGTCTATGAGATGTCCACCGGTAAAGTGCGACAGGATTATGCGGCCATCGGCCCGGTAATCGGCGACACCCTCGACCAGATCGAACGTCTGCAGAACGGTGAGGTCTCACGCGGCGTGCCGACCGGATTTCGTGACATCGACGATGTGACGCAGGGTCTGCAGCCGGGACAGATGATCGTCGTGGCGGGCCGACCGGCCATGGGCAAGTCCACGCTCGGCGTCGATTTCGCGCGTGCGGCGTCGCTGCACCACGGCATGCCCACCGTCATCTTCAGCTTGGAAATGAGCAAAACCGAACTGGCGCAACGTATCATCGCCGCCGAAGCGAATATTCCGCTGGCCGCCATGCGCCGCGCCGACGATATCACGCCGGAACGCTGGAACATGCTCAACAATCTGCAGGACGCCCTGCAGAACGCGCCGCTGTTCATCGACGACAGTCCGAACATGAGCCTGATGGAGATCCGTGCGAAATGCCGCCGCCTCAAGCAGACGAACGATCTGAAACTCGTCGTGATCGACTACCTGCAGCTCATGACCTCCGGCAAGGCCGTGGAAAGCCGACAGCAGGAGGTGTCCGACTTTTCGCGTGCGCTGAAACTGCTCGCCAAGGAGCTTGAGGTGCCGGTGGTGGCGCTGAGCCAGCTGAACCGTGGCCCGGAAATGCGTAACGACAAGAAGCCGCAGCTGTCCGATCTTCGTGAATCCGGCTCCATCGAACAGGATGCCGATGTGGTGTTCCTCGTGCACAGGCCGGACTTCTACGACAAGGAGGACCGCCCGGGCGAGGCCGACATCATCATGGCGAAGCACCGTAACGGCCCGACCGACACGTTCCATCTGGCGTTCCTTGGCGCGTATTCGAAGTTCAAGGACATGCCGCAGGACTACCAGCAGGAGGTGTGATATGGCTTGGAACTCCTTTGCGACGCCATTGATCGGCAAGGCCGTTCGCGCGGCCTCCCGTCTCGCACATGGTGGCGGCAGCGCGTTCCCGGGCAAGATCGTCGAGCGGATCGACCCCGGCTTTCTGGCACGTACGCTGGACCGCCTGCCGCTCGGCGTGGTGCTGGTCTCCGGCACGAACGGCAAGACGACCACCACGCGCATGGTGGCGAGCATGCTGGAATCGTTGGGATTGAAGGTATTCACGAACCCGACCGGCTCGAACTTCACACGTGGTGTGGTCTCGTCGCTGCTGAGTGAGGTCTCGCTTTCCGGCAAGCTGGATGCGGATATCGCGGTTTTGGAACTCGATGAGGCGTATGCCGTGCATTTCGTCAGGCAGGTGCAGCCCGATTACTGTCTGCTGCTCAATGTGATGCGCGACCAGCTCGACCGCTTCGGCGAAATCGACAACACCGCACGATTGTTGAGCAAGGCCGCGGAAGCGACCACCGGAACCGTCGTACTCAATCGCGAGGATCCGCGCATCGCACGGCTTGCGGACGTCGTGCATGCCGAAGACGGTGTGGAAGTGCGCTATTTCGGTCTTGATGCGTCATTGCGCGGCTTCTTTCCGTCCGATGACGACATGCAGACGACCGTCGACACGGAAAGCGGGGAATCCGCGGCGAACGCAACCCACATCAATCCACCGCAGGATGTGGATAAGTCGGTTGCGTCATCCGTCGAGTCAACCGAAATCGCAGACTCTGCCGAACCATCGGCGGACGTGACGTTGCTCGCCGTCGGCGACCACCGCGCAAGTTTCGGCATCGACGGCAAAACCTACGAAACCGACGTCAGGCTGGAAGGCGTCTACAACCTGTATAACGCGGCGGCAGCGCTTGCCGTCGTGCGTGCCGTCGCCGCCGATGCGAACGCCATGTTCCTGCCGTTCCTCGGTGCGGATGCCAACGACTCCGGGGATTCAGCCGCAGACTTCGCCACGCAGGCCGTCTATTCCACCGGCCCAATCGAGTCGCCGGAAGTCGACGTGCCGTCTGCCAAGACCCTGCGCAAGCTTGGTATTTCGCCGCGCATCGTAGATTTCGCACGGTCCACCACGCAGGCCATGATCGACGCGGCGGCGCAGGTCACGCCGGCATTCGGCCGCGGCGAAGTCATCGATGTGAACGGCTCTCCCGTGGAACTGCTGCTCGTCAAGAATCCCATGGGATTCCGCCTGTCGCTCGCCTCCTTCAAACCGGAAGGCTGCGACACCATGATCTGCATCAACGACGAATACGCCGACGGTCGCGACATGAGCTGGCTGTGGGACGTGGACTTCACCTCCTTGCGCGGCACCGGCGTCAGGATGGTTTCCGGCGTACGCGCATGGGACATGGCCCTGCGTCTCGAATACGATCAGGTGCCGGTCGAGGCCGTCAGCACCGAGCTCGAAGAGTCCGTCACGGCATTCGTAAACGCGAACCCCGGTACGCGCAAGCACATCTACTGCACATACACCGCCATGCTCAAGGTGCGCGCTGCCCTGGGTAGGATCGCCGACGTCTCCGACGCGGGCGTGGGCAAATAATAAGGGAAGGCGAGGAATATGAGTCAGGCAATCGACATCGTGTCGCTGTACCCGAAAGACATGAACATCTACGGCGACTCCGGCAACGTGCTCACCATCCAGCGGCGTCTCGCGCTATACGGCTACGAACCGCACGTGCATGCCTACAATCAGGGCGACGAGTGGCCCGAGCACGTCGACATGATTCTCGGCGGCGGCGGCCAGGACACCGGTCAGAAGAAAATCATCGGCGACTTCTTCATGCGCGCCGATCTGCTGCGCTCACTTGCGGCCGACGGTATGCCGATGCTCATGATCTGCGGCCTGTACCAGTTGTTCGGCGAATATTTCGAGACGGTCGACGGCTCCCGGCTGGACGGCATCGGCGTGATCGGCGCCTATACGGTCGGTCGGGAAGTGCGTATGATCGGCAATCTGACCGAAACGTCCGACGACTTCGGCAAGATCGTCGGCTACGAAAACCATTCCGGCCAGACGTTCCTGCGCGAGGGGGTGCAGCCGCTCGGCCATGTCGAAGCGGACGGCACCGGCAACAACGGTGAGGATCATACCGAGGGAGCCCGCGTGAACAATGTGATCGGCACATACATGCACGGTTCGTTGCTACCGAAGAATCCGGCCATTGCGGACTTTCTGATTCGTACCGCGGTCGAGCGCCGCTACGGCACGTTCGATCCGGTCGCGGTCGGCCAGACCTCCGCACAGAAGGCTGCGCTGAACCGTATCAACGAGGTTGCGCAACGTGCGCGCCGCGTGGCTATGTCCCGCCCGCGCTAGGTGGCGGTCGGTCTGACGGTTCGGGCTGGTTCCTACGGAAGCTCGCTGGTTCCCACGAAAACCGGCTCATTTCCACGTGAAACCGCTCCGTTCCCACAAATACCAATCTATCTATGACACCCAGCCATCATAAACAGGCCAGTATTTGTGGAAATGGAGCGTTGCTTGCTAGAAATAGGCCGTAATCAGGAGGATTGGCCAGTTTCATTCAATGCGGGTGTGAAGAAAGTGCGATAGAGTGGTACCACCATCACCCAAGGGAGGTAATCATGGCTGATTTTGATTTTGGTGACGGCCTGCGCAAGGTTTTTCTCGCCGGCGTCGGTGCTCTGGCGACCACCGTTGAAAAGAGCCAGGAGATCGTAGACGATCTTGTCAAGAAGGGCGAGCTGACCGTGGAGCAAGGCAAGGCCCTCAACGCCGAACTCAAGCACAAGGTCCAGGAGGCCAAGGAAGCTTCGGAAGAGGCCAAGCCCGAAGCCGAAACGGAAACCAAGGCCGAGTAGCATTCGTTCGATTCGCCGTCTGCCGCGCATAGGCGCCCGGACGGCGAAGTCGTGTTGTGCGAGTGGTGATATGTCTGTGAATGCCCAGTCAGATAGATCGGATAATGCGCGTCCGGAAAGCGTGGAACCGGTCACCCTGTCCGACCGAGTCAACGCGGTGATCAATCCCGCCGCCGACCCGTCGCCGGATGCGGCCGCGACGGCTGCCGCAAAGTCGGGGGTTTCGCAATCCACGCAGTGGCAGACGTCCATCGAAACGATCGGACTGTTCGGTCCACGCAAGGACACATTTTCCACGCGCTATCATCTTACGCGGCGCGGCAAGCTGAAGCGACTGAAGCAGATTGCGCAGATCGCCAATCATTTTGATGTTCTGCATGGCCTGACGCCGGTCAAAATGCGGCTTATGCTGGAAGCGCTCGGACCGACGTTCGTGAAGGTCGGCCAGATTCTGTCGATGCGTTCCGAGATTCTGCCGCAGCCGTTCTGCGACGAACTTGCCAAGTTGCGTGCCGATGCCGATCCGATGCCGTACAGTACGGTGTTGCAGGTGCTTGAAGACGAGTACGGTCGGCCGGTCGACGAGATCTTCGACCATATCGATGCCACGCCGCTTGGTTCGGCCAGCCTTGCACAGGTGCATCGTGCGAAGCTGACGTCAGGTGAAGACGTGGCCATCAAGGTGCAGCGTCCGGGCGTGCGCGAAACCATGGCGCAGGATGTGTCCATCATGCGTTCCATCGCCAAAGTGGCCACAAGGACCATGCACAGCGCACAGGTGGTGGACCTGTCCGGCGTGGTCGAAGAGCTGTGGGACACGTTCGAATCCGAAACCGACTTCTTGGTGGAAGCGAGGAACCTGAGCGAATTCAACCGTTTCTGCGAACGGTACAAGTACATGGATTGTCCGAAGCCATACATTGACCTGTGCACCGAGCATGTGGTCGTGATGGACTATGTGGAGGGCATCTCCGTCTCGCATCCCGACCAGTTGCTCGAGGCCGGCTACGATCTGAAGGAGATCGGCACCAAACTGGTCGACAACTATGCCACGCAAGTGCTTGACGAAGGCTTCTTCCACGCGGATCCGCACCCCGGCAACATCATGGT encodes:
- a CDS encoding ammonium transporter — translated: MGQLDSGNAAWILTSASLVFLMTPGVAFFYGGMVRAKAVLNMMIMEVAALSVTMIMWVLWGWSIAYAGSSVGGIFGDPATGFLLKDTMVADDGVFGSAALNSNNYPVSVDVAFQSAFAMITVALICGAIAERVKYSTWMIFVALWITFDYAPLAHMVWNGGLLSADGAISQAIGAAAHDFAGGTVVHINAAVAALVIVLIIGKRKGFGTQPFRPHNVPFVMLGAFLLWFGWFGFNAGSAFAADGTAGYAWVSTSAATAAAMLTWGFTEKIRTGHYTAMGAASGIVAGLVAITPAADVVSPLWAIVLGGIAGVLTCLACGLKFKFGYDDSLDVVGVHGVGGFTGTVLIGFFGEGTGLFAGGDWRQLVVQLLVAIVAIIWSAVITGIIAFALEKTIGWRVTEAQEVGGIDLADQGERAYDFAGTASSVLKEVK
- a CDS encoding P-II family nitrogen regulator, producing the protein MKLITAIIQPHKLDDVKEALAAAGVHGLTVSEANGYGRQRGHTEVYRGAEYTVDLIPKIRIEVLADDADAETLVGVIVKSAGSGTIGDGKVWVAPLDSVTRVRTGETGSAAI
- a CDS encoding nucleotidyltransferase domain-containing protein, which gives rise to MTSAVDGLKQRFMAMSQPDADGVYRDGAAKRKARTDLAMTCLKQLWQEALDAVSFEVPATGIGLGAVGSLARGQVGPGSDLDLVVIYEPHALTDRQLNELANKLWYPIWDSGLDLDQSVRTRTQCEAVTDHDLPAAMGWLDVVPIAGDTQLIETTATSILERWRKAARKRLPELLGSATSRLNEFGRMAYINQPDIKEARGGLRDSVLVAALAASWLADRPHGRYDDAVERLLDVRDCIHLVANKDTNILLSPYQAKVSAMLGLADPTLPDGEREAKSIDDLQTLLARVGRQIAFSLDSTASRAEHSLTHEKPRFAFFQVFQPRGGGRRQAPTFDVIAPGVAKHEEEIVLAPGADPKTDAKLALRVAVASAEFGLPIAPGTLQNLRNCPIRDRDWDEESRKLFVRLLATGPELLNVWEEIDFVDIPGRWIPEWLGVRNRPSASAAHRYTIDRHMVEVTTRLGRETPRGNRYDDRHYTALLLAGILHDIGKRPGVTNHASEGARHASTVLKRMGFDRDIIWWVTLLVREHLTLSEFATGQNPNDPTVGDELASRIDHDPVLLDMLFDLTRADGSSLGATSGETISKQYGWSKWRESLVRNMYNATRYHM
- the dnaB gene encoding replicative DNA helicase produces the protein MAEETTWNGAPAQGRRNGGFTPSGGNGFSGGNAVRDMIFDRIPPHDDDAEMAVLGGMLMSKDAIGEVSQTIDVTDFYQPRNQTVYEAIISLFAASQPVDAVLVANQLLKDGDLEKVGGSDYLHSLVASVPTAANATFYADIIHQRAILRNVIAAGTKIAQLGYTAEGSQAEDVVNLAQAEVYEMSTGKVRQDYAAIGPVIGDTLDQIERLQNGEVSRGVPTGFRDIDDVTQGLQPGQMIVVAGRPAMGKSTLGVDFARAASLHHGMPTVIFSLEMSKTELAQRIIAAEANIPLAAMRRADDITPERWNMLNNLQDALQNAPLFIDDSPNMSLMEIRAKCRRLKQTNDLKLVVIDYLQLMTSGKAVESRQQEVSDFSRALKLLAKELEVPVVALSQLNRGPEMRNDKKPQLSDLRESGSIEQDADVVFLVHRPDFYDKEDRPGEADIIMAKHRNGPTDTFHLAFLGAYSKFKDMPQDYQQEV
- a CDS encoding Mur ligase family protein yields the protein MAWNSFATPLIGKAVRAASRLAHGGGSAFPGKIVERIDPGFLARTLDRLPLGVVLVSGTNGKTTTTRMVASMLESLGLKVFTNPTGSNFTRGVVSSLLSEVSLSGKLDADIAVLELDEAYAVHFVRQVQPDYCLLLNVMRDQLDRFGEIDNTARLLSKAAEATTGTVVLNREDPRIARLADVVHAEDGVEVRYFGLDASLRGFFPSDDDMQTTVDTESGESAANATHINPPQDVDKSVASSVESTEIADSAEPSADVTLLAVGDHRASFGIDGKTYETDVRLEGVYNLYNAAAALAVVRAVAADANAMFLPFLGADANDSGDSAADFATQAVYSTGPIESPEVDVPSAKTLRKLGISPRIVDFARSTTQAMIDAAAQVTPAFGRGEVIDVNGSPVELLLVKNPMGFRLSLASFKPEGCDTMICINDEYADGRDMSWLWDVDFTSLRGTGVRMVSGVRAWDMALRLEYDQVPVEAVSTELEESVTAFVNANPGTRKHIYCTYTAMLKVRAALGRIADVSDAGVGK
- a CDS encoding type 1 glutamine amidotransferase; amino-acid sequence: MSQAIDIVSLYPKDMNIYGDSGNVLTIQRRLALYGYEPHVHAYNQGDEWPEHVDMILGGGGQDTGQKKIIGDFFMRADLLRSLAADGMPMLMICGLYQLFGEYFETVDGSRLDGIGVIGAYTVGREVRMIGNLTETSDDFGKIVGYENHSGQTFLREGVQPLGHVEADGTGNNGEDHTEGARVNNVIGTYMHGSLLPKNPAIADFLIRTAVERRYGTFDPVAVGQTSAQKAALNRINEVAQRARRVAMSRPR
- a CDS encoding phasin family protein; its protein translation is MADFDFGDGLRKVFLAGVGALATTVEKSQEIVDDLVKKGELTVEQGKALNAELKHKVQEAKEASEEAKPEAETETKAE
- a CDS encoding ABC1 kinase family protein — its product is MSVNAQSDRSDNARPESVEPVTLSDRVNAVINPAADPSPDAAATAAAKSGVSQSTQWQTSIETIGLFGPRKDTFSTRYHLTRRGKLKRLKQIAQIANHFDVLHGLTPVKMRLMLEALGPTFVKVGQILSMRSEILPQPFCDELAKLRADADPMPYSTVLQVLEDEYGRPVDEIFDHIDATPLGSASLAQVHRAKLTSGEDVAIKVQRPGVRETMAQDVSIMRSIAKVATRTMHSAQVVDLSGVVEELWDTFESETDFLVEARNLSEFNRFCERYKYMDCPKPYIDLCTEHVVVMDYVEGISVSHPDQLLEAGYDLKEIGTKLVDNYATQVLDEGFFHADPHPGNIMVSGGRIVLLDLGMTGRLNAKTRSVLKDMIFAVAEQDSPALADGLLRFAGAEADPEDYPALLADLDVIVKEFGTVDLVELDIAAMLTALTQMAQRHGIEVPSTVTTVGRALVTLEGLLDEFIPDVNMIQIISDHIAASTSKKDFIKEETKSLAIEGHQALHSLLAAANELKVASRMLTRGQLRVNMEMVGSQEPIHLLANMVNRLTMALIVVGLFIGSSIVYYAGIKPVIFGIPIVGFLGYVIAFILSVWIVFDIYFKGRNSKKR